In Mucilaginibacter celer, one DNA window encodes the following:
- a CDS encoding NAD+ synthase: MKIALAQLNYHVGNFESNTKKIIDHIIKAKNQGADLVVFAELCVCGYPSRDFLEFDEFIGLCDEAAKKIAEVCVDVACIIGLPTPNHKTEGKDLSNSAYFIEDGKVKAVVNKALLPNYDVFDEYRYFEPSTEFSCIDFKGKRIALTICEDLWNTIENPLYVTRPMDTLIHQQPDVMINIAASPFAYNHDEERIEILSDNASRYKLPLLYVNHVGAQTELIFDGGSLVFDNAGKVIDELPYFEETLAYYTLNADNTLSFDHPTTIKAERASDIEQIHQAILLGIRDYFYKSGFKQAILGLSGGIDSAVVCALAAEALGPQNVMAVLLPSRFSTDHSLKDALDLVENLGCKHEVVAIKSITEAFETALHPQFDGLPFNIAEENIQSRSRAVLLMAMCNKFGYILLNTSNKSEAAVGYGTLYGDMCGGISVIGDVYKTQVFELARYINRDKEIIPINSIIKPPSAELRPDQKDTDSLPEYDVLDKILAEYIENRCSSAEIIRMGYDEATVKRVIKLTNSAEHKRYQTPPILRVSPKAFGMGRRMPIVGKYLS, translated from the coding sequence ATGAAAATCGCGTTAGCACAGCTTAACTATCACGTAGGTAACTTTGAATCGAACACCAAAAAAATAATCGATCATATCATCAAGGCAAAAAACCAGGGGGCCGACCTCGTGGTGTTTGCCGAGCTATGCGTTTGCGGCTATCCATCTCGCGATTTTTTGGAATTTGACGAGTTTATAGGCCTTTGCGATGAAGCAGCCAAAAAAATAGCCGAAGTATGTGTTGATGTGGCCTGCATTATAGGCCTGCCAACACCTAATCATAAAACCGAGGGAAAGGATCTGAGTAACTCAGCTTATTTTATTGAGGACGGCAAAGTAAAAGCCGTAGTGAACAAGGCCCTGCTACCAAATTACGATGTATTTGACGAGTACCGCTACTTTGAACCTTCTACCGAATTTAGCTGCATCGATTTTAAAGGCAAACGCATTGCCTTAACCATCTGCGAAGACCTTTGGAACACCATCGAAAACCCGCTATACGTTACCCGGCCGATGGATACGCTGATCCATCAGCAACCGGATGTAATGATTAACATAGCAGCCTCTCCGTTTGCCTATAATCATGATGAGGAGCGTATAGAGATATTGAGCGATAACGCCAGCCGCTATAAACTGCCATTATTATATGTAAACCATGTAGGTGCCCAAACGGAACTGATCTTCGACGGCGGATCGCTGGTGTTTGATAACGCAGGTAAGGTAATTGATGAACTACCCTATTTTGAAGAAACGCTGGCCTATTATACGCTGAATGCCGATAATACATTAAGTTTCGATCATCCAACAACTATCAAAGCCGAACGTGCAAGCGATATTGAACAAATTCACCAGGCTATTTTGTTAGGCATTCGTGATTATTTTTATAAATCGGGCTTTAAGCAGGCCATTTTAGGCTTATCGGGCGGTATCGATTCGGCCGTTGTTTGCGCTTTGGCTGCCGAGGCTTTGGGGCCGCAAAATGTAATGGCGGTATTGCTGCCATCCCGCTTCTCAACAGATCATTCACTGAAAGACGCGCTCGACCTGGTGGAAAACCTGGGCTGCAAGCACGAAGTAGTTGCAATAAAAAGCATAACCGAAGCATTTGAAACCGCCCTGCATCCGCAGTTTGACGGTTTGCCATTTAATATTGCCGAAGAAAATATCCAATCACGCAGCCGTGCTGTGTTGCTGATGGCGATGTGTAATAAGTTTGGTTACATCTTACTAAATACGAGCAACAAAAGTGAAGCTGCTGTAGGTTACGGTACTTTGTATGGCGATATGTGTGGTGGTATCTCAGTTATTGGTGATGTTTACAAAACACAGGTTTTTGAGCTTGCGAGATATATCAATCGCGATAAGGAGATTATCCCCATCAACTCCATCATCAAACCGCCATCGGCCGAATTAAGGCCTGATCAAAAAGATACTGATTCGTTGCCCGAGTATGATGTGCTGGACAAGATCCTGGCCGAATACATTGAAAACCGCTGCTCATCGGCCGAGATTATCAGGATGGGATATGATGAAGCTACAGTGAAACGTGTGATTAAACTAACCAACTCAGCCGAGCATAAACGTTACCAAACGCCGCCTATTTTAAGGGTATCGCCAAAAGCATTTGGAATGGGCAGAAGAATGCCGATAGTTGGTAAATATCTGTCATAA
- a CDS encoding HAMP domain-containing sensor histidine kinase, protein MLVSAEDTYNNSKLNYLKYLLFGAFVIGTLVVWILSFSLSRSALKPLYNFRKKIQEITDSNLKIRLSGEKREDEINTLANSFNQMMDRIDNAYERQKEFTGNASHELRTPIARIVAQLENQLNRDSLDPATRTNLESISEDTFQLSEMVSSLVALADINSRENSRSLMRLRLDELVFSSVADLSKTCPDFKLKFEIEQQPGNEHAPEIAGDETLMKIALRNLMKNAYNYSDNHTVDCLIRRENGQLQLLICNKGEIPDVENTTTLFTTFYRGSNTAGVSGSGIGLSIVKRVMDFHNATVFFKVIPPDTNQVLIVFDIA, encoded by the coding sequence TTGGCGCTTTTGTGATAGGTACGCTTGTAGTATGGATCCTATCATTCAGCCTGAGCCGTAGTGCGTTGAAACCCCTGTACAACTTCAGAAAGAAAATCCAGGAAATAACCGACAGCAATTTAAAGATCCGCTTGTCTGGGGAAAAGCGGGAAGATGAGATCAATACCCTCGCCAACTCATTTAACCAGATGATGGACCGTATTGACAATGCTTACGAAAGGCAGAAAGAATTTACGGGCAATGCCTCGCACGAGTTACGCACCCCGATAGCCCGCATTGTAGCCCAACTCGAAAATCAACTTAACCGCGATAGTCTCGACCCCGCTACACGTACCAACCTCGAGAGCATATCTGAAGATACTTTTCAATTATCCGAAATGGTGAGTTCGTTAGTTGCATTGGCAGATATTAACAGCAGAGAAAATTCGCGTTCGCTGATGCGCCTGCGATTGGATGAACTTGTATTTAGTTCGGTGGCCGATCTGTCAAAAACCTGCCCGGATTTTAAATTAAAATTCGAGATAGAGCAGCAACCCGGAAACGAACATGCTCCCGAAATTGCCGGCGATGAAACACTGATGAAGATTGCTTTACGCAACCTAATGAAAAACGCGTACAATTATTCGGATAACCATACGGTAGATTGCCTGATCAGGCGCGAAAACGGGCAACTACAGCTACTAATTTGCAATAAGGGCGAGATACCGGACGTAGAGAACACCACTACCCTATTCACCACCTTTTACCGGGGCAGTAATACAGCCGGGGTTTCGGGAAGCGGTATTGGGTTAAGCATAGTGAAAAGGGTAATGGATTTTCATAATGCAACTGTTTTTTTTAAGGTGATACCGCCCGATACAAACCAAGTGCTGATCGTTTTTGATATCGCCTAA